A DNA window from Hordeum vulgare subsp. vulgare chromosome 1H, MorexV3_pseudomolecules_assembly, whole genome shotgun sequence contains the following coding sequences:
- the LOC123412756 gene encoding pentatricopeptide repeat-containing protein At4g14170: MPPPATLPSFNAFVASLARSGSPSQALLTFRDMFARGFPPDHFTLPPVLRSCALTGSAAFAASSHALSVKIGAQGNLFVASALVQCYSGMSNLPDARRVFDGMRERDAVLWTSMLSAYAQCGQPEEALRLFQGMVVAEVQLDPVVMVSLLLACGQLGWRRHGRSVHACCIRMFLGMPLPLGNALVDMYVKCGELEFAERVFSVMPRRDVISWSALIVGHGLNGRPDVALRLFDEMVAKRVVQNSVTFLGALSACVHSGMVDKAYAIFEQMKKRGIKPELKHYSCMADALGRAGRVLEAVKLTEEMPCQPDEAILCSVLAACRVHGEMDAAERISKRLMGMSPAKSGYYMSLANIYSDAGRYDDAERIRGFMKEVKVDKLRGYSSVELDVSLSEPKKV, translated from the coding sequence ATGCCGCCCCCCGCCACGCTCCCCTCCTTCAACGCCTTCGTCGCCTCGCTCGCGCGCTCCGGCAGCCCCTCGCAAGCGCTCCTCACCTTCCGCGACATGTTCGCGCGGGGCTTCCCGCCCGACCACTTCACCCTGCCCCCGGTCCTCCGCAGCTGCGCGCTCACCGGCTCAGCCGCCTTCGCTGCCTCCTCGCACGCGCTCTCCGTCAAGATAGGCGCCCAGGGAAACCTCTTCGTGGCGTCCGCGCTCGTGCAGTGCTACTCAGGTATGTCCAACCTCCCCGATGCGCGAAGGGTGTTCGACGGAATGCGCGAGAGGGATGCCGTTCTGTGGACGTCTATGCTGTCCGCGTACGCGCAGTGTGGGCAGCCAGAGGAGGCTCTGCGGCTGTTCCAAGGGATGGTGGTGGCCGAGGTGcagctggacccggtggtcatGGTCAGCCTTCTTCTCGCGTGTGGCCAGCTCGGGTGGCGGCGGCATGGGAGAAGCGTGCATGCATGCTGCATTCGGATGTTCCTGGGGATGCCGTTGCCTCTAGGGAACGCGCTTGTGGACATGTATGTCAAGTGCGGTGAGCTTGAATTTGCTGAACGGGTATTTTCTGTGATGCCCAGGAGGGATGTTATCTCGTGGAGTGCTCTGATTGTTGGCCATGGTTTGAATGGTCGTCCTGATGTTGCTTTGAGGCTCTTTGATGAAATGGTGGCCAAACGAGTGGTACAGAACTCAGTCACCTTTCTTGGCGCCCTGTCGGCCTGCGTGCATTCAGGCATGGTGGACAAAGCGTATGCTATATTCGAGCAGATGAAAAAGCGGGGCATCAAGCCTGAGCTGAAGCATTACTCTTGCATGGCTGATGCGTTAGGGAGGGCAGGCCGTGTTCTTGAGGCAGTTAAACTCACAGAGGAAATGCCTTGCCAGCCTGACGAGGCTATCCTGTGTAGTGTATTGGCAGCTTGCCGAGTTCATGGTGAAATGGACGCTGCGGAACGGATTTCAAAGAGATTGATGGGCATGTCTCCTGCAAAGAGCGGGTACTACATGAGCTTGGCGAACATATATTCAGATGCTGGAAGGTATGATGACGCAGAGAGAATAAGAGGCTTCATGAAGGAAGTTAAAGTCGACAAGCTTCGTGGATATAGTTCAGTTGAACTGGATGTTTCTCTCTCTGAACCAAAAAAGGTATAA